Proteins found in one Geomonas subterranea genomic segment:
- a CDS encoding sulfurtransferase, which yields MKHVLKNALLLFGALFALALAGCGSSVTDKSQKTASLAAASAEFPNADLLVSADSVQKSLNATDLLIIDARAASAYATGHLPGAINLQHSAFWAKGRGLKDTDTVAAQLGAAGITRQQKIVIYDNTTASWGAAGRLFWMLEYLGCTDVHILDGGWDKWSADGRPTQRAAVTRAAATFTPSVQGSLKATSARIAGRLYDNDFAVIDTRTDEEYLGWQLYGETRGGHIPRSVNLPYAWYYNTDKSTLRYQQLKTMLESRGITPDKEVTAYCTAGIRSGYAYFLLRLMGYQKCSNYDASIWDWADNTSYPMDQAPNYADAVYPAWVKALIDYHKPGSTSAAPPQYSYDRNHKYLIFETQWGSFDDMAHGWADNSYLLGHIPGAIHSNSDVYENGNPRWFLLPDAGLKTALGSMGITPDTTVVVYSDSNIFAARLWWILKYAGVTDVRFMNGGIQGWQAAGYPTETTINTPVATTYAGATKPALLASTTYVESVYNQPTAKMVDVRSGSEYSGMISGYGYVVNKGRIPGATWAYNADDSAGIYVDADATLRSYEEVKSLWSNLGIDFSKETIFYCGSGYRSALAYLYAHLMGYTNIRNYSDGWEGWSTNYVEDPAYLATPAVPGSTDGWRQDPSGRPVATGGL from the coding sequence ATGAAACATGTGCTGAAGAACGCGCTGTTGCTGTTCGGGGCACTTTTTGCGCTGGCGCTTGCCGGTTGCGGCAGCAGCGTCACGGACAAGTCCCAGAAGACCGCAAGCCTCGCGGCTGCGTCTGCCGAGTTCCCTAACGCCGACCTTTTGGTCTCGGCGGATTCGGTGCAGAAAAGCCTCAACGCCACCGACCTGTTGATCATCGACGCCCGTGCCGCCTCGGCCTACGCGACGGGTCACCTCCCCGGCGCCATCAACCTGCAGCACAGCGCCTTCTGGGCCAAGGGGCGCGGCCTCAAGGACACCGACACGGTGGCCGCACAGTTGGGCGCCGCCGGGATTACCCGGCAGCAGAAGATCGTGATCTACGACAACACCACCGCTTCCTGGGGCGCCGCCGGGCGCCTGTTCTGGATGCTGGAATACCTGGGCTGCACCGACGTCCACATCCTGGACGGCGGCTGGGACAAGTGGTCCGCCGACGGGCGCCCCACCCAGCGCGCCGCTGTGACCCGCGCCGCCGCGACCTTCACCCCGAGCGTGCAGGGCTCCCTGAAGGCCACCTCCGCCAGGATCGCCGGCCGCCTCTACGACAACGACTTCGCCGTGATCGACACACGCACCGATGAGGAATACCTGGGGTGGCAGCTCTACGGTGAGACCCGCGGCGGCCACATCCCGCGCTCGGTCAACCTTCCCTACGCCTGGTACTACAACACCGACAAGTCGACGCTGCGTTACCAGCAGCTGAAAACCATGCTGGAATCCCGCGGCATCACCCCCGACAAGGAGGTGACGGCGTACTGCACCGCCGGCATCCGCTCCGGCTACGCCTATTTCCTGCTCCGCCTGATGGGGTACCAGAAATGCTCCAACTATGACGCCTCCATATGGGACTGGGCCGACAACACCTCCTACCCGATGGACCAGGCGCCCAACTACGCCGACGCGGTCTACCCGGCCTGGGTCAAGGCGCTCATCGACTACCACAAGCCGGGGAGCACCTCGGCCGCGCCGCCGCAGTACTCCTACGACCGCAACCACAAGTACCTGATCTTCGAGACCCAGTGGGGGAGCTTCGATGACATGGCCCACGGCTGGGCGGACAACTCCTATCTGCTCGGGCACATCCCGGGCGCCATCCACTCCAACTCCGACGTCTATGAAAACGGCAACCCGCGCTGGTTCCTGCTTCCGGACGCCGGGCTGAAGACCGCCCTTGGCAGCATGGGGATCACCCCCGACACCACCGTCGTGGTTTACAGCGATTCCAACATCTTCGCGGCGCGTCTCTGGTGGATCCTCAAGTACGCCGGCGTCACCGACGTCCGCTTCATGAACGGCGGCATCCAAGGGTGGCAGGCGGCGGGCTACCCGACCGAAACCACCATCAACACCCCGGTCGCCACCACCTACGCCGGTGCCACCAAACCGGCGCTTCTGGCCAGCACCACCTACGTCGAATCGGTCTATAACCAGCCCACAGCCAAGATGGTCGACGTCCGCTCCGGCAGCGAGTACTCCGGCATGATCAGCGGCTACGGCTACGTGGTGAACAAGGGGCGCATCCCCGGCGCCACCTGGGCCTATAACGCCGACGATTCCGCCGGGATCTACGTCGACGCCGACGCCACTCTGAGAAGCTACGAGGAGGTCAAGTCGCTCTGGAGCAATCTGGGCATCGACTTCAGCAAGGAGACCATCTTCTACTGCGGCAGCGGCTACCGCTCGGCCCTTGCCTACCTCTACGCCCACCTGATGGGGTACACCAACATTCGCAACTACTCGGACGGCTGGGAAGGGTGGTCCACCAACTACGTCGAAGATCCGGCCTACCTGGCTACCCCCGCTGTCCCCGGCAGTACCGACGGCTGGCGCCAGGATCCCTCCGGACGCCCGGTCGCGACCGGCGGACTGTAA
- a CDS encoding VTT domain-containing protein, translated as MTANESVLRPALRAKLAATKAGCTDCGACLHDCAFLKRFGTPGGIARSCDPSDRSSLCRSFECSLCGLCSQLCPERLDLDGMFLEMRREAVERGVGEFQEHAPLIGYERAGTSRRFSLYLLPEGCSTIFFPGCSLSGTRPDALKMILAALRESDQGVGIVFDCCLKPSHSLGRERYVSAMFDEMNAWLTGQGVTEVLVACPNCQTMFQTLGKGLKVRTVWERLAESGMRLAPVSGTVTVHDPCVLRGATSVHGAVRDLLRRQGMTVEEMPHSGEKTLCCGKGGAVDLLNPDLAGSWGELRKQEAAGRRTVTYCAGCVQALGAHTPTWHVADLLFSPGQAMAGKKMGASGLFTYVNRLRLKRSLRRMPWGAVTRERDSHAGERRKRVWLPFVILTLLVAALAAVQLSGASHYIQQDRLRGLIASYGTLAPAVYILVYALAPVLFLPALPLTIAGGIVFGPFWGVVYTIVGATMGASLAFLVARYAARDWVASKLTGPRWQRLDSEVAQHGWKVVAFTRLIPAFPFNLLNYAFGLTRINFAHYMLTSFVCMLPATVAFIVFSSSLPDLLRGRLSPATLAGIALISVVMLIPVCYRRRPKRGGGAAATQ; from the coding sequence ATGACTGCAAACGAAAGCGTCCTTCGACCCGCGCTCCGGGCAAAGCTTGCGGCCACCAAGGCGGGATGCACCGACTGTGGGGCATGCCTCCACGATTGTGCCTTTCTGAAGCGGTTCGGCACCCCGGGGGGAATCGCCCGCTCCTGCGATCCATCGGATCGTAGCTCCCTGTGCAGGTCCTTTGAGTGCAGCCTGTGCGGGCTCTGCTCCCAGCTCTGCCCGGAACGGCTCGACCTCGACGGGATGTTTCTCGAGATGCGGCGCGAGGCGGTGGAGCGGGGGGTCGGCGAATTCCAGGAGCACGCGCCGCTGATCGGCTACGAGCGGGCGGGTACCTCCCGGCGTTTCAGCCTGTACCTCCTCCCCGAGGGGTGTTCGACCATCTTCTTTCCCGGCTGCTCGCTCTCCGGTACCCGGCCCGATGCCTTAAAAATGATCCTGGCAGCACTGCGGGAATCCGACCAAGGCGTGGGCATCGTCTTTGATTGCTGCCTGAAGCCCTCCCACAGCCTGGGGCGCGAGCGGTACGTGAGCGCCATGTTTGACGAGATGAACGCCTGGCTTACCGGGCAGGGGGTGACGGAAGTGCTGGTTGCCTGCCCCAACTGCCAGACCATGTTCCAAACTCTCGGCAAGGGACTCAAGGTGAGGACTGTCTGGGAGAGGCTTGCCGAGAGCGGAATGCGCCTCGCGCCGGTCTCCGGGACGGTCACGGTCCATGACCCCTGCGTGCTGCGCGGGGCAACCTCGGTCCACGGGGCCGTACGTGACCTGCTGCGGCGCCAGGGGATGACCGTGGAAGAGATGCCCCATTCAGGCGAAAAGACACTCTGCTGTGGCAAGGGTGGGGCGGTCGACCTCTTAAACCCCGATCTGGCCGGCTCATGGGGGGAGCTGCGCAAACAAGAGGCCGCCGGCAGACGGACCGTCACCTACTGTGCAGGATGCGTGCAGGCACTCGGGGCGCACACCCCGACCTGGCACGTGGCCGACCTGCTCTTCTCTCCCGGACAGGCCATGGCCGGAAAGAAGATGGGAGCAAGCGGCCTCTTCACCTACGTGAACCGCCTGCGGCTCAAAAGAAGTCTTCGGCGCATGCCGTGGGGCGCCGTGACCCGGGAGCGGGACTCCCATGCTGGAGAGCGGCGGAAACGAGTGTGGCTGCCGTTTGTCATCCTCACCCTGCTGGTGGCTGCTCTCGCGGCGGTGCAGCTCTCCGGTGCGAGTCACTATATCCAGCAGGATCGCCTGCGCGGCCTGATCGCCTCTTACGGCACGCTGGCGCCGGCAGTCTACATCCTGGTGTACGCCCTGGCGCCGGTTCTCTTCCTCCCGGCCCTGCCGCTGACCATTGCGGGGGGGATCGTGTTCGGCCCCTTCTGGGGGGTGGTCTACACCATCGTCGGCGCGACCATGGGTGCATCGCTCGCCTTCCTGGTGGCCCGATACGCGGCGCGCGACTGGGTGGCGTCAAAGCTGACCGGTCCAAGGTGGCAAAGACTCGACAGCGAGGTGGCCCAGCACGGCTGGAAGGTGGTGGCCTTCACCCGCCTGATCCCCGCCTTTCCCTTCAACCTTTTGAACTACGCCTTCGGGCTCACCAGGATCAACTTTGCCCACTACATGCTGACCAGCTTCGTCTGCATGTTACCGGCAACCGTCGCCTTCATCGTTTTCTCCAGCTCGCTTCCGGATCTTTTGCGCGGCCGGCTCTCACCGGCGACCCTGGCCGGTATCGCCCTGATTTCGGTGGTGATGCTGATCCCGGTGTGCTACCGTCGTCGCCCAAAAAGGGGAGGAGGCGCGGCAGCGACGCAATGA
- a CDS encoding glycosyltransferase family 2 protein, with amino-acid sequence MTEGRPIEAVLIIPARNEEGALPEVLGKVPGVIGGVVVVDNGSTDATAAVAASFGAEVVYEPVPGYGRACLAGLAALRANPPRIVAFVDADGSDDLSFFRELLAPVVAGERDLVLGRRIPAECGALSFQQRFGHVLATFLIRLFWGHRFRDLGPMRVITWEALERLEMQDQAFGWTVEMQVRALRHGLRILELDVPYRRRRAGKSKISRTISGTFKAGSTILFVIARELLLELRGDTAKEKTAAPGAGARIKES; translated from the coding sequence ATGACGGAAGGGCGACCCATCGAGGCAGTTCTGATAATCCCGGCGAGAAACGAGGAGGGGGCGCTGCCCGAGGTGCTGGGCAAGGTTCCCGGCGTGATCGGCGGGGTCGTGGTCGTCGACAACGGTTCCACGGACGCGACCGCCGCGGTGGCGGCCTCCTTCGGCGCAGAGGTCGTGTACGAGCCGGTACCCGGGTACGGCCGCGCCTGCCTCGCGGGATTGGCCGCGCTCAGGGCGAACCCGCCGCGGATAGTCGCCTTCGTCGATGCCGACGGCAGCGACGACCTTTCCTTTTTCCGGGAACTGCTGGCCCCCGTCGTGGCGGGCGAGAGGGACCTGGTGCTGGGGCGGCGCATCCCGGCGGAATGCGGCGCGCTCAGCTTTCAGCAGCGCTTCGGGCACGTCCTGGCCACCTTCCTGATCCGTCTCTTCTGGGGACATCGCTTCCGCGACCTGGGCCCCATGAGGGTAATCACCTGGGAAGCGCTGGAACGGCTGGAGATGCAGGACCAGGCCTTCGGCTGGACCGTGGAGATGCAGGTGCGGGCGCTGCGGCACGGGTTGAGGATCCTCGAGCTGGACGTACCGTATCGCCGCCGCCGCGCCGGTAAATCGAAAATCAGCCGCACCATAAGCGGCACCTTCAAGGCCGGGAGCACCATCCTCTTTGTCATCGCGAGGGAGCTGCTTCTGGAGCTGAGAGGGGACACCGCGAAAGAAAAGACCGCCGCTCCCGGTGCGGGCGCGCGGATAAAAGAGTCCTGA
- a CDS encoding sulfurtransferase, producing MSDKVLLTMNVRRLSRLLPLVLLALALFVPAAGARAADLGLIDAAALKGTAGKWVILDARPRGEWLAGHIPGAISFCWEDYTRTDSKGVKYSSFPANELAALLGAQGIGERTALVIYGDADKSWGGEGYDAWLFSWLGHRGAVRLLNGGIQAWRSAGFPLVQGAEPRQVRRVPYQAQPKPQTAVSTEELQNRKDGYTLVDVRSTLEWLKGRIPGAVHISWEDFYTGKERRPLSGGELRKLLAKHGVDLGKPVVYYCLGGVRSGYAWTVHQLAGLPEARNYKGGWEAWDKREGR from the coding sequence ATGTCTGACAAAGTGTTGCTGACGATGAATGTGAGGCGCCTGTCGCGCCTTTTGCCGCTGGTCCTTTTGGCGCTGGCGCTCTTTGTCCCCGCTGCCGGGGCTCGCGCGGCCGACCTGGGGCTTATCGACGCTGCTGCGCTCAAGGGCACCGCCGGGAAGTGGGTGATTCTCGATGCGCGCCCGAGGGGGGAATGGCTGGCGGGGCACATCCCGGGTGCCATCTCCTTTTGCTGGGAGGACTACACCCGTACCGACTCGAAAGGCGTGAAGTACAGCTCCTTTCCTGCCAACGAGCTGGCAGCGCTATTGGGCGCGCAGGGGATCGGCGAGAGAACCGCGCTGGTTATCTACGGCGACGCGGACAAGAGCTGGGGGGGCGAAGGATACGACGCCTGGCTCTTTTCCTGGCTGGGGCACAGGGGGGCCGTCCGCCTCCTGAACGGCGGCATCCAGGCCTGGCGCAGCGCCGGCTTCCCCCTGGTGCAGGGGGCGGAGCCGCGGCAGGTGAGGCGGGTCCCGTACCAGGCGCAGCCGAAGCCGCAGACCGCGGTAAGCACCGAGGAGCTGCAAAACCGCAAGGACGGCTACACCCTGGTCGATGTCCGCTCCACCCTGGAGTGGCTCAAGGGGCGGATACCCGGTGCCGTGCACATCTCCTGGGAGGATTTCTACACCGGCAAGGAGCGGCGACCACTCTCCGGGGGCGAGCTCAGGAAGCTCCTCGCGAAACATGGTGTTGATCTGGGTAAGCCGGTGGTGTATTACTGCCTGGGCGGCGTCCGCAGCGGCTATGCCTGGACCGTGCACCAGCTGGCCGGCCTCCCGGAGGCCAGGAACTACAAGGGAGGCTGGGAGGCGTGGGACAAAAGGGAAGGGCGCTAG
- a CDS encoding glycosyltransferase, whose protein sequence is MSAVLIPFLTALHFCALLGLCLYGAHRLWLLKSLCFDSVHPAPAPPPFASPEEFPSVTVQLPLYNERFVAGRLIDAAAALQWPAGRLEIQVLDDSSDDTAAIVEERVARWCQKGVDIGVLRRSHRAGYKAGALAQGLVAARGEFVAVFDADFIPPPDFLVSIMPWFREEQVGMVQARWSFCNAEHSWFTGVQSLLLGPHFAIEHQVRYQKGLFFNFNGTAGVWRRSAIESAGGWQSDTVTEDLDLSYRAQLAGWRFVYRDECRVPSELPVTMGALRSQQQRWAKGSIQTARKILPRLLQEKLPLAVKLEAAAHLTANIYWLLGLVVMLTLYPAVTWRVGIGLHQVLRVDLPLFLATSGAILSYFLLYAQRSGAVQWRELMLLPALTVGLAPSLSLSVLKGMFKSGGEFERTPKFGVLGRDRIPGLALVYRQKNLAYLFLNCALFLYCLLPIAFAWRRETFIAIPMFLLFPLGFALTVAKDLGESLNSRRAH, encoded by the coding sequence ATGTCGGCAGTACTGATCCCGTTTCTCACAGCTTTGCACTTTTGCGCCCTGCTCGGCCTGTGCCTGTATGGGGCGCACCGCCTTTGGCTGCTGAAAAGCCTCTGCTTTGATTCCGTGCACCCCGCTCCCGCTCCGCCCCCGTTCGCTTCCCCGGAAGAGTTCCCCTCCGTCACTGTCCAGCTTCCCCTTTACAACGAGCGCTTCGTCGCCGGGCGCCTCATCGATGCCGCCGCTGCGCTTCAGTGGCCCGCCGGGCGGCTGGAGATCCAGGTGCTGGACGATTCCAGCGACGACACCGCCGCCATCGTCGAGGAGCGGGTGGCCCGGTGGTGCCAAAAAGGGGTGGATATCGGCGTGCTGCGGCGCTCCCATCGCGCCGGTTACAAGGCGGGAGCACTGGCGCAGGGGCTTGTCGCCGCGCGCGGAGAGTTCGTCGCCGTCTTCGATGCCGACTTCATCCCGCCCCCGGACTTCCTCGTAAGCATCATGCCCTGGTTTCGGGAGGAGCAGGTGGGGATGGTGCAGGCCCGCTGGAGTTTTTGCAACGCGGAGCACTCCTGGTTCACCGGAGTGCAGTCCCTGCTGCTGGGGCCGCACTTCGCCATCGAACACCAGGTGCGCTACCAAAAGGGACTCTTCTTCAACTTCAACGGCACCGCCGGCGTCTGGCGCAGGAGCGCCATTGAATCCGCCGGCGGCTGGCAATCCGACACGGTTACCGAGGATCTCGATCTGAGCTATCGGGCGCAGTTGGCAGGATGGCGCTTCGTGTACCGTGACGAGTGCCGGGTCCCCTCCGAACTCCCGGTCACCATGGGGGCGCTGCGCAGCCAGCAGCAGCGCTGGGCCAAGGGGTCGATCCAGACCGCACGGAAGATCCTGCCCCGGCTTTTGCAGGAAAAGCTTCCCCTGGCGGTGAAGCTGGAGGCTGCGGCGCACCTGACCGCCAACATTTACTGGCTCCTGGGACTGGTGGTCATGCTTACCCTGTACCCGGCCGTCACCTGGCGTGTGGGGATCGGGCTGCACCAGGTGCTGCGCGTCGACCTGCCGCTTTTCCTCGCCACCAGCGGCGCCATACTGAGCTACTTCCTGCTCTATGCGCAAAGAAGCGGGGCGGTGCAGTGGAGAGAGCTTATGCTGCTTCCGGCCCTTACAGTCGGGCTGGCGCCGAGCTTATCCCTTTCGGTGCTAAAGGGGATGTTCAAATCCGGCGGCGAGTTCGAGCGCACCCCGAAGTTTGGGGTGCTCGGGCGGGACCGCATCCCCGGGCTCGCGCTTGTCTACCGGCAGAAAAACCTCGCTTACCTGTTCCTGAACTGCGCGTTGTTTCTCTACTGCCTGCTTCCGATAGCCTTCGCCTGGCGGCGGGAGACCTTCATCGCCATCCCCATGTTTCTCCTCTTCCCGCTCGGTTTCGCGCTGACAGTTGCCAAGGATCTGGGCGAGTCGCTCAATTCCCGCAGGGCGCACTGA
- a CDS encoding glycosyltransferase 87 family protein, with product MTCPPPATDRLRTTQTAVSFALPLLIAAALLLLAREPELRLSVPLMTGLTAVIMALLALILYRGERHPFSWCPALILGVALALRLLFLFAPAQLSDDIYRYLWDGGNLLRGVNPYTAAPAAMTPPDGLKAVHAAINHPEYVTIYPPAAQVLFAAGSAIGGTVTGLKTFLVLVDLVLCGLLILLLRRLQMPVWRAVLYAWNPLPVLEIAGSGHVDGGGMALFLTAFLLLLTCGGKRTGAACSGAVFAAAALVKLFPLVLGPVLFLIAPRPRRLHFLAGFCCGLALLSIPFLPDLIRIRESLGAYARNWEFAGFAFNTLRGATGSGSFARLALVAVLLLFVAALTSRVPGLPNAPNDAASAKQGRHALRACYAITMALLLTTPTLQPWYALMLAALLPFAAGPAGIVLCWTVLLTYRVQIPYFILGQWIESPPVTAAVFLAPAAAWLASVLSRRLGEKSGISAPCGN from the coding sequence ATGACTTGTCCCCCTCCAGCAACAGATCGTCTCCGCACGACGCAGACCGCCGTCTCGTTTGCCCTCCCCCTTCTCATTGCTGCGGCCCTGCTTCTGCTGGCGCGCGAGCCGGAGCTTCGCCTGTCGGTGCCGCTGATGACCGGCCTCACCGCTGTCATTATGGCCCTGCTGGCCTTGATCCTGTACCGCGGAGAACGGCATCCCTTTTCCTGGTGCCCGGCGCTGATCCTGGGTGTGGCGCTCGCCCTGCGGCTTTTATTCCTCTTTGCGCCGGCGCAACTCTCCGATGACATCTACCGCTACCTGTGGGACGGCGGCAACCTTTTGCGCGGCGTGAACCCTTACACGGCAGCCCCTGCCGCCATGACGCCGCCTGACGGGCTGAAGGCCGTCCATGCCGCGATCAATCACCCGGAATACGTGACCATTTACCCTCCCGCAGCGCAGGTGCTCTTCGCTGCCGGCTCGGCCATTGGGGGAACGGTCACCGGACTCAAGACTTTCCTAGTGCTTGTGGACCTGGTGCTGTGCGGCTTGCTGATACTGCTGCTGAGAAGATTGCAGATGCCGGTCTGGCGAGCGGTGCTGTACGCATGGAACCCGCTGCCAGTACTGGAGATCGCGGGCTCCGGGCACGTCGACGGGGGAGGGATGGCACTGTTTCTGACCGCTTTTTTGTTGCTGCTTACCTGCGGGGGGAAGCGGACAGGCGCAGCCTGCTCCGGGGCCGTTTTCGCCGCGGCGGCGCTCGTGAAACTCTTCCCCCTGGTACTGGGGCCGGTGCTCTTCCTGATCGCCCCGCGTCCCCGCCGCCTTCACTTCCTGGCCGGGTTCTGCTGCGGCCTGGCGCTGCTTTCGATCCCGTTTCTGCCGGATCTCATCAGGATACGTGAGAGCCTCGGGGCCTACGCGCGGAATTGGGAATTCGCCGGGTTCGCTTTCAACACCTTGCGCGGCGCCACCGGGTCCGGCAGCTTCGCGCGCCTCGCGCTGGTGGCGGTTCTGCTGCTCTTCGTTGCCGCGCTGACCTCGCGCGTGCCCGGTTTGCCGAACGCGCCCAACGACGCTGCTTCGGCCAAACAGGGAAGACACGCGCTTAGGGCCTGCTACGCCATCACCATGGCACTTTTGCTCACCACCCCCACCCTGCAGCCGTGGTACGCCCTGATGCTTGCGGCGCTGCTCCCCTTTGCGGCTGGCCCGGCCGGCATCGTGCTCTGCTGGACAGTGCTGCTCACCTACCGGGTGCAGATCCCGTACTTCATCCTGGGACAGTGGATCGAGAGTCCGCCGGTGACGGCGGCGGTGTTCCTGGCGCCGGCAGCGGCGTGGCTGGCGAGCGTCCTAAGTCGACGTCTTGGTGAGAAGAGCGGGATCAGTGCGCCCTGCGGGAATTGA
- a CDS encoding Ig-like domain-containing protein → MTQKNQGRLLVLFVFALSLLSFQLWRNEAQAQSSYYTTMGCVNCHTTTATCNGCHAHGTHATSTKNTINVSGTTNKTSYAPGETVSVTIAGGYRTGWVRAVLLDQSGTQLAISTGTASGMGSSTTLPAILTAPAPTAAGTYTWQVGWYGNQYDISSAAFGSWTPDANNPNHGYEMVSTNSFTVAAAPAADTTAPVVGSFTLPATATTLAVPVSAFTATDNVAVTGYLVTTSSAVPSASAAGWSATAPASVTAVEGSNTFYAWAKDAAGNVSAAKSATVTVTLPDTTAPVVGSFTLPATATTLTVPVSAFTATDNVAVTGYLVTTSSAAPSASAAGWSATAPASVTAVAGSNTFYAWAKDAAGNVSAARSATVTVTLPDTTAPVVGTFTLPATATSLTVPVSAFTATDNVAVTGYLVTTSSAAPSASAAGWSATAPASVTAVAGSNTFYAWAKDAAGNVSAAKSATVTVTLPDTTAPVVGSFALPATATTLTVPVSAFTASDNVAVTGYLISTGSAAPSASAIGWSMAPPAVVTAVEGNNTFYAFAKDAAGNVSAGKSATVTVTIPAPTADTTNPTLVVSTLADGSYTNKVTLNISGSATDAGGLQSLTINGQAVAVNPDGSFSAAVTLVAGANVITVVAADQAGNAQSDVRTITFDPTAPVLSITAPGDNSDSAQSFTTVTGTVDESSTVTVTDNGGNQTSAAISGNTFSATVNLVAGVNTITITATDLAGNVTSAKRTVTYTPTGALTMAVTYPAQDITTSKSSIVLTGTVADTVGKATVLVKMSGRTYKPRVDSTGLFKQQLRFLKNGTYVITVTATDAAGNSSTVTRNVIYRKATLSELRLKRKERYDD, encoded by the coding sequence ATGACTCAAAAGAATCAAGGAAGGTTGCTGGTGCTGTTTGTCTTCGCACTGTCCCTGCTGTCCTTTCAGCTCTGGCGCAACGAGGCGCAGGCACAGTCGTCCTACTATACGACCATGGGGTGCGTGAACTGCCATACCACGACCGCCACCTGCAACGGCTGTCACGCCCACGGCACCCATGCCACGAGCACGAAAAACACCATCAACGTGAGCGGCACCACCAACAAGACCTCCTATGCTCCCGGTGAAACCGTGTCCGTCACCATAGCCGGCGGTTACCGCACCGGCTGGGTCCGCGCCGTCCTGCTCGACCAAAGCGGCACCCAGCTCGCCATCTCCACCGGCACAGCAAGCGGCATGGGAAGCTCCACCACCCTCCCCGCGATCCTGACCGCACCGGCCCCCACGGCGGCCGGCACCTACACCTGGCAGGTGGGGTGGTATGGCAACCAGTACGACATATCTTCGGCCGCCTTCGGCAGCTGGACGCCCGACGCCAACAACCCCAACCACGGCTACGAGATGGTCAGCACCAACTCCTTCACCGTCGCAGCGGCGCCCGCCGCCGACACCACCGCGCCGGTCGTCGGCAGCTTCACGCTTCCGGCCACCGCGACCACCCTGGCCGTGCCGGTCTCCGCCTTCACCGCCACCGACAACGTCGCCGTCACCGGTTACCTGGTAACCACCAGCTCCGCGGTTCCGTCCGCCTCCGCTGCGGGATGGAGCGCCACCGCGCCCGCAAGCGTCACCGCCGTCGAGGGGAGCAACACCTTCTACGCCTGGGCCAAGGACGCCGCCGGCAACGTCTCCGCAGCGAAGAGCGCCACCGTGACCGTGACCCTCCCCGACACCACCGCACCGGTCGTCGGTAGCTTCACCCTGCCGGCCACCGCGACCACCCTGACCGTCCCGGTCTCCGCCTTCACCGCTACCGACAACGTCGCCGTCACCGGCTACCTGGTCACCACCAGCTCCGCGGCTCCGTCCGCCTCCGCCGCGGGATGGAGCGCCACCGCTCCGGCCAGCGTCACCGCCGTCGCCGGGAGCAACACCTTTTACGCCTGGGCCAAAGACGCCGCCGGCAACGTCTCCGCAGCGAGGAGCGCCACCGTCACCGTCACCCTCCCCGACACCACCGCTCCGGTGGTGGGGACCTTCACCCTGCCGGCCACCGCAACCAGCCTGACCGTTCCGGTTTCCGCATTCACCGCCACCGACAACGTCGCCGTCACCGGCTACCTGGTCACCACCAGCTCCGCAGCTCCGTCCGCCTCCGCAGCCGGGTGGAGCGCCACCGCTCCGGCCAGCGTCACCGCCGTCGCCGGGAGCAACACCTTCTACGCCTGGGCCAAAGACGCCGCCGGCAACGTCTCCGCGGCGAAGAGCGCCACCGTCACCGTCACCCTCCCCGACACCACCGCTCCGGTCGTCGGTAGCTTCGCCCTGCCGGCCACCGCGACCACCCTTACCGTCCCGGTATCCGCCTTCACGGCGAGCGACAACGTCGCCGTCACCGGCTACCTGATCAGCACCGGCTCCGCCGCGCCGTCCGCCTCCGCCATCGGCTGGAGCATGGCCCCCCCGGCGGTGGTCACCGCGGTCGAGGGTAACAACACGTTCTACGCATTCGCCAAGGACGCGGCAGGAAACGTATCGGCCGGCAAGAGCGCGACGGTCACCGTGACCATCCCCGCCCCGACCGCCGACACCACCAACCCGACCCTGGTCGTCTCGACCCTGGCCGATGGTTCCTACACCAACAAGGTGACCCTCAACATCAGCGGCAGCGCGACCGACGCCGGTGGGCTGCAGTCGCTCACCATCAATGGCCAGGCGGTCGCCGTCAACCCCGACGGCTCCTTCAGCGCCGCCGTCACGCTGGTGGCCGGCGCCAACGTGATCACGGTGGTGGCAGCGGACCAGGCCGGCAACGCCCAGAGCGACGTCCGCACCATCACCTTCGACCCGACCGCGCCGGTGCTCTCCATCACCGCCCCCGGCGACAACAGCGACTCCGCCCAGTCCTTCACCACCGTGACCGGAACCGTCGACGAAAGCTCCACCGTCACCGTGACCGACAACGGCGGCAACCAGACCTCGGCCGCCATCAGCGGCAACACCTTCAGCGCGACCGTGAACCTCGTGGCCGGCGTCAACACCATCACCATCACCGCGACCGACCTGGCCGGCAACGTCACCAGCGCCAAGCGTACCGTGACCTACACCCCGACCGGGGCCCTCACCATGGCGGTCACCTACCCGGCGCAGGACATCACCACCAGCAAGAGCAGCATCGTCCTCACCGGCACCGTCGCCGACACGGTCGGCAAGGCCACCGTCCTGGTGAAGATGAGCGGCCGCACCTACAAGCCCAGGGTCGACAGCACCGGCCTCTTCAAGCAGCAGCTCAGGTTCCTGAAAAACGGCACGTACGTGATCACCGTGACCGCCACCGACGCCGCCGGCAACAGCAGCACGGTCACCCGTAACGTGATCTACCGCAAGGCGACGCTCAGCGAACTCCGTCTCAAGCGCAAGGAGCGCTACGACGACTAA